Below is a window of Impatiens glandulifera chromosome 2, dImpGla2.1, whole genome shotgun sequence DNA.
TgcttatgtttaaataaaacaagaCATTTTGATAGGTAAAGTGTAGGAATATAAGGTAAACAGCCTTaactattttattgtttttgggTTTTCCATAATATTATAGAGCTTTCTTTATGAAGATTTATGTTTGTTCATATGCCTTTGCTAGCATGTGAACTTTAATGTGTTTTTCAGATGACTTGTTAGTCTATGTTCAgaagtttatttcttttatcTGGTTTCAGGCAGCAACATTTGTAATAAGAGAATCTGTTGAACCTCTATTAGAAGAATACCGACCACCGGGAATTACCTCATTGAAATTCAGCAAATTGTCTCTTGGGACTGTTGCACCGAAAATTGAGGGTATGTTAAAACTCATCCCATCATGGGTAGCTCAAATGATAAGAGTTTGAACTAAAGAGGTTGAGGTCTGAAGATCGATTCTCACTAAAAGCACCTTAATTGTAATGAGGGGTCATGACAGTAGGACCTCCTCTTCAGGGAAAAAACTCTAGTCtcgaaaagaaaaaaaagctcAGTCCTTAAATTTGCATTAGCTTCGACTGTGGGCACTTTTGATTTCCTTTTGGTAtagtttacaattttttatggCTTTTGTGATCTCATCATTTTGAGTTTTATTCcttatttctttcatttttcaaGTGTAGCTAGGCTGTTCATTTATTAAAGAAATGCATTGCCTTTTCTAAAAAACAAAACGAATACTTGTAACATCTCTAAAGTCAGAGAAAtatattactttaaaaaaaaataatatctctaCAGAGAAGCCAAGAATGATTAACAAGATTTGGATGCTGCATCATTATTCAGTTTCTTTGAAATTCTCTGGAGATAATTTCTTTTGCAGATAAATCTGTATATTTCTCGTGTTAGATTTGTCTTCTCTAATTCCTAAACTGGTGCAGGAATTCGTGTGCAAAGCCTTAACAAAGGCCAAATAACCATGGATATTGATTTCCGTTGGGGCGGTGATCCAAGTATCATTTTAGCTGTTCAAGCTGCAATGGTTGCTTCTCTACCCATTCAGGTTTGTTGAtataccttcataatttttctaGGCCAGGAATCTGAATTAacttataagaaattaaaaatggtTATCCCACTTCCGCAATAAATTCAAATCGAGGCTTAGTTAATGTGAGTAATAGTGATACTGTTTATTGTATGCTAATGTgacatttttcattttgtattggTGTAATTATGACATAAGCCCCGACTTGTGTAAATTTGAGCCTTGAATGGCCACCCAAAGTTCAAGCTTGATTTGTATTTTTGGTGTTCTTTTAAGGATAAAGTTACTTTCGTTAATCCACAATTAACGTGAATATTGCATGAATCAGCGTGACACTTCCAGACAAAAACAacttaaatacaaaaataaaacattctaaAAAGATATCAGAGGGGACCAAattcccccccaaaaaaaagaaCACCACAAAAATCTGAATCATCATCATTCTGGTGTAAGTTGAATCCCCAATTTGAGTTTTTGGCCTATTTTTCTTTCGGTTTATCCTCAATCATGTATATggtatttttgttttcttacaTATTCTCAATAATAAACTTGCTAATGTAATTCTTGGTTTGCAGTTGAAAGATCTTCAAGTGTTCACCGTTGTTCGTGTTATCTTCCAACTTTCTGAAGAAATCCCATGCATATCTGCTGTTGTGGTTGCTTTGCTTTCTGAGGTTCGTCTTTAAGCCTTTGTATGAAACCATGACTGTAAGATATGTtctaatttgtaaatattattctttttattaagcAACTTTTGTTTTTCATTGTACAATTCAGCCAAAACCTCGAATTGATTATACCCTAAAGGCTGTTGGTGGAAGCTTGACAGCAATTCCTGGTCTTTCAGATATGATTGATGTATGTTTCAAGTTAACCAGTTAATGATCTTGTTCCTTATGAACGTATCCTGTTATGACtgctaattatttttgtgttgcaTCATTAGGATACTGTTAATACGATTGTCTCAGACATGCTTCAATGGCCTCACAGGATTGTTGTGCCGATTAGTGGTATAGGTGTAGACACAAGGTAATGTAACTTAAATCATCTCAACAACTTCCTCAAACTCTACTTTTCTCATGCTAGACCTCAATAAAATTCAATTCTTTGTGTACTGTACTGTACTGACATATAATAGAATTTCCTATAAGAAAAGAAATTACAAAAAAGATGGCAAATGTACACATTGTAAGAATTCATCTCCTGGGAAGCAAGTAAGAACCACAAATTTCTTACCACCATAAGGTTTCTTTGATTCTCATTGAAAGTACATGGTTTAAAATTTGGGGTCATGCTGGTGAATTGATACCCTCTCTCAGTGATTAGTCGAGATCCCATTGGCCCATACATCCTCGAcatcacaaaaaaaataaaaaaaaatccttcaGGATTTCTCTTTTATGAAGGTCAACCATAGAATTATAAACAACTAtagaatgatttaaaattattttgttggatATAGCCATCACATATTCTCAATGTTAGCTATAGGATGATTTTATATAGCTATCAGATATTCTCAATGCTATCTCTATAAATTAGCTATAAGAATAATGTAATCTAATCACTGTGAAATATTCTAAGAACATCTTGGCAGAGCTGAAACTCTCCATgtttttggttttgtttttgATCTTTACTGAAGGGCTTAACACTGTAAAGTTGGTTACTCAAGATTTTGATGAAATTGTCTGATCTCTTAGCCAAATGAAACTGaagatatatatgttttttagaCTGGTGTGATGCACTTGCTTACAATGTATGAAAGTGTCCCATAAACATTTCTATATGAGAGACCTTATCTTTAAATACCTAAAAGTATTATGTCTTCATATTATAAGTTCTTTCTTATTATATGTTACTGTATCTATAGTGAACCTAATACATCGATGCCTACATGCAGTGAACTGGAACTTAAACCACAAGGAAAGCTTACGGTTACTGTGGTGAAGGCAAATGATTTGAAAAACATGGAAATGATTGGGAAATCTGATCCTTATGTAGTTGTATTTATCAGGCCACTATTTAAAGTTAAGACAAAGACCATTGATAATAATCTGAATCCTATTTGGAACCAAACATTTGAGTTGATTGCAGAGGACAAAGAGACGCAAGCTCTCGTCATTGAGGTTTGTTGTAGGGAGAGTTCCATTTGTATGATCATCCAGATGACACCTTTTTATGCATAAAATCTGAATTCATGGTTTGCTTGCTGTAGGTTTTTGATAAAGATATTACACAAGACAAGAAATTGGGTGTGGCCAAATTACCATTGATTGAACTGGAAGCTGAAAACTCTAAAGAGGTCCAACTGAGGCTACTCCCATCTCTTGATATGCTCAAAGTAAAAGACAAGAAAGATAGAGGGACGATTACACTTCAGGTGTACTACCCATTTCGATTTTAGTTCTGCTCTCtagggccttgtttgatctgggttatttgagattaattcgAAATAACCCATTATGGATTTGCtccaatttattttgttttggttttGGATACTACAGGTGCTTTACCATAAATTCAACAAAGAAGAACAGAATGCGGCTCTTGATGAGGAAAAGAAGATGCTTGAAGAGAGAAAGAAGCTTAGAGAAGCAGGAGTCATTGGAAGCACAATGGATGCCCTTGATGGAGCAGCTTCACTTGTTGGATCAGGGGTTGGGATGGTGGGTACTGGTATTATAGCCGGTGCTGGTGTTATGGGTGCCGGAGCAGGAATTGTTGGCGGCGGCCTCAGCAAGGCCGGAAAATTTATGGGTAGGACTTTGACAGGAAAATCAAGCTCCAAGAAAAATGCCAATGCCAATCCTAATGCCAGTGCTACTCCTTCCATGAAATCTGTTCTAGAAAATAATCACACCCCTTAATCTTCAAATATAACAAGAAATTTTACTTTCTTTTACCTTTTGCAGCTCCTTCACATTCATCTAGGGATGATTGTACATAGTTTAATATGTtgttttgagattatttttacATAGACAACAAGTTGtaagtgatttttttatttttactttgcttttgtttttctttaataaatttttttaagtagaAAATTTGTCATTTggattattttccttttttaacaAATGATATTCATTAGTAATGGATCTATTAGTTAAGTTATTTTCAGTTGTTTcctatgtatttatttttttaaactatgttTTTAAAATCAGTTTTAAAGGTCAACCTACAAAAGATAAGAGAACCCTTGTTGAGTTTTAGTCATtctgaacaaaaaaaaattgtgacaaaaattttattcacatattttatctatagtttttcttttattttgtaactccattccaaatttaattatttttaagcctATTCCAAACTAATAAGAGATGACAATTTAAAACAGTCCCGTGGTAACCAATTATTTACCTGCCTTGCACTATTtcgaacttaacaaaaaaatatgtaattattttttttaataataattatttaaaataattaatatatatacttatttaatttaatcttgattgattttcacttt
It encodes the following:
- the LOC124927137 gene encoding calcium-dependent lipid-binding protein-like, giving the protein MGLLSGMFMGIIFGFALMAGWFHMMRYRSSKRVAKAVDIKLLGSLSRDDLRKICGDNFPEWISFPVFEQVKWLNKQLSKLWPYVAEAATFVIRESVEPLLEEYRPPGITSLKFSKLSLGTVAPKIEGIRVQSLNKGQITMDIDFRWGGDPSIILAVQAAMVASLPIQLKDLQVFTVVRVIFQLSEEIPCISAVVVALLSEPKPRIDYTLKAVGGSLTAIPGLSDMIDDTVNTIVSDMLQWPHRIVVPISGIGVDTSELELKPQGKLTVTVVKANDLKNMEMIGKSDPYVVVFIRPLFKVKTKTIDNNLNPIWNQTFELIAEDKETQALVIEVFDKDITQDKKLGVAKLPLIELEAENSKEVQLRLLPSLDMLKVKDKKDRGTITLQVLYHKFNKEEQNAALDEEKKMLEERKKLREAGVIGSTMDALDGAASLVGSGVGMVGTGIIAGAGVMGAGAGIVGGGLSKAGKFMGRTLTGKSSSKKNANANPNASATPSMKSVLENNHTP